A genomic segment from Leishmania infantum JPCM5 genome chromosome 10 encodes:
- a CDS encoding putative putative eIF-2B GDP-GTP exchange factor produces MLSNVPEESEKLVREVSDLAEAFITNLKRGKLAAARSGEESLSTAAAVEMADVMSTIVRLFQNAEKDPHSTTIQLLKAGYPAAEVASMQVSRLLILVARTGDAMLRAQFATLFLMNVTRRVLSIVRESAANSKATDAELEDEAKTILNDLASDDEAAVVETPADTSSSSSNRYGMDDSADPANPSLSAKGMKPALKRDTLVSQPLPRRGLSVRFAGTSNSSEEASGGHMRQLQQHSTSVASDFGGPLLQHTGSIVATEIPGRQLLKRAPSRCEQVLEAGGGEIEFPVRMEIFYQDALDAIDEFKRELEGMTEELCRRSTRQLHSSDTIITLGCSHTIRRYLLEAAQAGHHFKVFILEGAPLPAQATQEFAEALCSRGITAQLLPDSSAYVVMSMCTKVLVGAENVLANGGMLASIGTHVLCAAARHFAVPVLVATTTLKMSPYYPSDQLCTRLVRIARSGAQEMPWSTYGSPEDVWPSPFGVSVSDSGRRLTIHAPVTEYVPPELITLFLTNDSELLPSQIHRIVRANYSDAD; encoded by the coding sequence ATGCTGAGTAATGTGCCAGAAGAGTCTGAGAAGCTGGTGCGAGAGGTCAGCGACCTCGCAGAGGCCTTCATCACAAATCTGAAGCGCGGAaagctcgccgccgcgcgcagtGGCGAGGAGAGTCtctccacggcggccgcagtgGAGATGGCAGATGTAATGTCGACCATCGTGCGTCTCTTCCAGAATGCCGAGAAAGACCCGCACAGCACAACAATACAGCTGCTTAAGGCCGGCTACCCGGCGGCCGAGGTGGCGAGCATGCAGGTCAGCCGCCTTCTCATTCTCGTTGCTCGCACCGGTGATGCGATGCTGCGAGCACAGTTTGCCACGCTCTTTCTCATGAACGTCACGCGTCGCGTGCTTTCCATCGTGCGGGAGTCCGCCGCCAACAGCAAGGCCACCGACGCGGAGCTCGAAGATGAGGCCAAGACAATACTGAACGATCTCGCCTCGGAtgacgaggcagcggtggttGAAACCCCTGCCGACACTAGTTCGAGCTCCAGCAACAGGTACGGCATGGACGACTCCGCAGATCCGGCCAACCCGTCCCTGTCAGCCAAGGGCATGAAGCCGGCTCTCAAGAGGGATACTCTCGTCTCTcagcctctccctcgccgcgGACTCTCGGTGCGCTTCGCTGGCACCTCCAACAGCTCCGAGGAGGCGAGCGGTGGCCAcatgcgccagctgcagcagcacagcacgTCGGTGGCTAGTGACTTTGgggggccgctgctgcagcacaccgGCTCGATAGTGGCGACGGAGATACCGGgccggcagctgctgaagcgcgcGCCGAGCCGCTGTGAGCAAGTGCTGGAGGCGGGCGGCGGGGAGATTGAGTTCCCGGTGCGCATGGAGATCTTTTACCAGGACGCCCTGGACGCCATCGACGAGTTCAAGCGGGAGCTAGAGGGGATGACCGAGGAGCTGTGTCGCCGTTccacgcggcagctgcactcGTCGGACACGATCATCACGCTGGGGTGCAGTCATACCATCCGCCGCTACCTGCTGGAAGCTGCTCAAGCGGGGCACCACTTCAAAGTCTTCATCCTTGAgggtgcaccgctgccggcgcaggcGACGCAGGAGTTTGCGGAGGCGCTGTGCAGTCGCGGCATCACTGCGCAGCTGTTGCCAGACAGCTCCGCCTACGTGGTCATGAGCATGTGCACCAAGGTGCTGGTTGGTGCCGAGAACGTCTTGGCCAACGGCGGCATGCTCGCATCCATCGGCACCCACgtcctctgcgccgctgctcgccacTTTGCTGTCCCCGTGCTGGTCGCCACCACAACGCTGAAGATGTCGCCGTACTATCCAAGCGACCAGCTGTGCACGCGGCTGGTGCGCATTGCACGGTCGGGGGCGCAGGAGATGCCATGGTCGACCTACGGCTCCCCCGAGGATGTGTGGCCCTCGCCGTTTGGCGTCTCCGTCTCcgacagcggccgccgcttgACCATCCACGCCCCCGTCACGGAGTACGTGCCGCCCGAGCTCATTACGTTGTTTTTAACTAACGACAGCGAGCTGTTGCCCTCGCAGATCCACCGCATTGTGCGGGCGAACTACAGCGACGCAGATTGA
- a CDS encoding histone H3, which translates to MSRTKETARAKRTITSKKSKKAPSAASGVKKSHRRWRPGTCAIREIRKFQKSTSLLIQCAPFQRLVREVSSPPPPLPPSCARVMLP; encoded by the coding sequence ATGTCCCGCACCAAGGAGACCGCCCGCGCGAAGCGCACCATCACGTcgaagaagagcaagaaGGCGCCGAGCGCGGCGTCCGGCGTGAAGAAgtcgcaccgccgctggcgcccgGGCACCTGCGCGATCCGCGAGATCCGCAAGTTCCAGAAGAGTACGAGCCTGCTGATCCAGTGCGCGCCGTTCCAGCGCCTGGTGCGCGAGGTGTCGAGccctccgccccctctccccccctcttgtgcgcgcgtgatgCTTCCATAG
- a CDS encoding histone H3, with product MSRTKETARAKRTITSKKSKKAPSAASGVKKSHRRWRPGTCAIREIRKFQKSTSLLIQCAPFQRLVREVSSAQKEGLRFQSSAIMALQEATEAYVVSLMADTNLACIHAKRVTIQPKDIQLALRLRGERH from the coding sequence ATGTCCCGCACCAAGGAGACCGCCCGCGCGAAGCGCACCATCACGTcgaagaagagcaagaaGGCGCCGAGCGCGGCGTCCGGCGTGAAGAAgtcgcaccgccgctggcgcccgGGCACCTGCGCGATCCGCGAGATCCGCAAGTTCCAGAAGAGTACGAGCCTGCTGATCCAGTGCGCGCCGTTCCAGCGCCTGGTGCGCGAGGTGTCGAGCGCGCAGAAGGAGGGTCTGCGCTTCCAGAGCAGCGCTAtcatggcgctgcaggaggcgacggaggcgtACGTTGTGTCGCTGATGGCGGACACGAACCTCGCCTGCATCCACGCGAAGCGCGTGACGATCCAGCCGAAGGACAtccagctggcgctgcgcctgcgcggtgAGCGCCACTAG
- a CDS encoding putative ARP2/3 complex subunit: MAALKLFECKPDTVASAGPAPPHRLYTFGGCTYELSSLPEGHTSKGAGEPLSQPPVSCSTTAPTTGAAAPRSGSGSGMEGGTHARVPRAEAGIASSCAEDGTRLRSSTSYPSIIIQFVCPIPHAQLNRYNNLDHALSTALQQVAPHCTYGLPSPCPAEAASAAATSLSSIALCIPAEVTPQERCAAAAFAADLSLHALRPVLEGLLQHSGATMQKECLLLLPRTETTTSTAASQPVVDSASIFSAKALFITATPTPAALVSHGTSASAKTAPACFYSGTVSLTVCVGTDDKGEAVLMRRYLDAFADVKRAPVLLLVRESAEPPPEVAAEAGSAMTTEHLYAWWCTFVLAPHQMTSAASVERLLRWARELRPTVLFHVHQERMAMHSLLRQQLSTYAAHFD, translated from the coding sequence atggcggcgctgaagctTTTTGAATGCAAGCCTGATACTGTGGCAAGCGCAggccctgcgccgccacaccgCCTCTACACGTTCGGCGGCTGCACTTATGAGCTTTCCAGCCTGCCGGAGGGCCACACAAGTAAGGGCGCAGGTGAGCCGCTCTCGCAGCCACCCGTCAGCTGCTCTACCACGGCGCCGACAActggagcggcggcgcccaggagtggcagcggcagcggcatggAGGGTGGCACCCATGCGCGTGTACCACGTGCCGAGGCCGGCATCGCTTCATCTTGTGCCGAAGACGGCACGCGTCTGCGCTCAAGCACTTCCTACCCATCCATCATCATTCAGTTTGTGTGTCCGATCCCGCATGCCCAGCTAAACCGGTACAACAACCTTGACCACGCACTGAGCACAGCGTTGCAGCAAGTGGCACCTCACTGCACATACGGCTTGCCTTCTCCCTGCCCTGCAGAAGCGGCATCCGCAGCGGCAACGTCGCTCTCCTCTATCGCTCTGTGCATTCCAGCCGAAGTGACGCCCCAAGAGagatgcgcagcggccgcgttCGCCGCCGATCTGAGCCTGCACGCTCTTCGACCGGTCCTCGAGGGGCTTCtccagcacagcggcgctACCATGCAGAAGGAGTGTTTGCTACTGCTGCCTCGCACCGAGACCACGACGAGCACAGCCGCTTCGCAGCCAGTGGTCGACTCAGCGTCCATCTTCTCTGCAAAAGCCCTCTTCATTACGGCAACGCCGACGCCTGCGGCACTGGTATCACACGGTACAAGCGCGTCGGCCAAGACGGCGCCGGCATGCTTCTATTCCGGCACCGTCTCCCTCACCGTCTGCGTTGGCACCGACGACAAAGGCGAGGCGGTACTCATGCGGCGCTACCTGGACGCCTTCGCCGACGTGAAGAGggcaccggtgctgctgctcgttcGCGAATCGGCAGAGCcgccaccagaggtggccgCTGAGGCCGGCTCGGCGATGACAACGGAACACCTGTACGCGTGGTGGTGCACCTTTGTTCTTGCCCCGCATCAGATGACCTCTGCAGCATCTGTGGAGCGGTTGCTACGCTGGGCGCGTGAGCTGCGGCCGACGGTTCTCTTTCACGTGCACCAGGAACGGATGGCGATGCATTCCCTGCTGCGCCAACAACTGAGCACGTATGCTGCTCACTTTGACTAA
- a CDS encoding nucleoside phosphorylase-like protein yields the protein MSGSGCGFLGNVDPDLPLTPDGVTYHVACSSERLADRIILVGDPGRVKMVSTYLDTGSIVYEASHREIKVVTGAYHGVPVTVLSTGMGTDNIEIVMNEVHILKEYDTQKRRWRARVGDDTPADPLETPFDPSRVKLIRVGTCGTPNDEVQIGCLAITRYAVGMDNTCQYYDPPAVNHTADVKEVLAKVQATSLGKVQVYATKAAPAITQGLVDACTALNRKAGVSEQQPYYVGTTCSGSGFYGCQGRSVGRFRGHLTVPHLTEELGDLRFNVSEGEQRVANIEMENSALCYLSNLLGYQAGTVCVVIARRSRTNRTFATPEQLAKGLSRAITIALETLIKE from the coding sequence AtgtccggcagcggctgtggcTTTCTCGGCAACGTTGATCCGGACCTTCCGCTCACCCCGGATGGGGTCACCTACCAcgtcgcctgcagcagcgagcgcctGGCAGACCGCATCATCTTGGTCGGTGATCCAGGCCGCGTGAAAATGGTGAGCACCTACCTGGACACTGGCAGCATCGTCTACGAGGCCTCGCACCGTGAAATCAAGGTCGTTACCGGAGCGTACCACGGAGTTCCAGTGACGGTGCTGAGCACAGGCATGGGCACCGACAACATCGAGATCGTGATGAACGAGGTGCACATCCTGAAGGAGTACGACACGCAGaagcggcgatggcgcgctcGCGTCGGGGATGATACCCCGGCAGACCCGCTCGAGACGCCGTTCGATCCATCGAGGGTGAAGCTGATCCGCGTTGGCACCTGCGGCACACCGAATGACGAGGTGCAGATAGGCTGCCTCGCCATCACGCGGTACGCCGTCGGCATGGACAACACCTGCCAGTACTACGACCCCCCTGCGGTGAACCACACGGCGGACGTGAAAGAGGTGCTGGCGAAGGTTCAGGCAACCTCCCTCGGGAAGGTACAGGTGTACGCAACCAAGGCCGCACCCGCCATCACGCAGGGTCTCGTGGACGCCTGCACGGCTCTCAACAGAAAGGCGGGTGTGTCGGAGCAGCAGCCCTACTACGTGGGAACcacgtgcagcggcagcggcttctaCGGATGCCAAGGTCGCAGTGTCGGCCGCTTTCGCGGTCACCTCACCGTCCCGCATCTCACCGAGGAACTCGGCGACCTGCGCTTCAACGTCAGCGAAGGcgagcagcgcgtcgcgAACATCGAGATGGAGAACAGCGCTCTCTGCTACCTCAGCAACCTCCTCGGCTACCAGGCGGGCACGGTGTGTGTCGTGATTGCGCGGCGTTCTCGCACCAATCGCACCTTCGCGACGCCAGAGCAGCTGGCCAAGGGGCTCTCCCGCGCCATCACAATCGCCCTAGAGACCCTCATAAAGGAATAA